From a region of the Paenibacillus sp. R14(2021) genome:
- a CDS encoding sugar ABC transporter permease has translation MLEKLAKYRYQYIMIAPAVVLLLLFSYIPMAGIQVAFKNFHIGYTIWNAPWVGLGNFSFLQDDQFWIVVKNTVIIAVLKFIFGFPAPILLALLINEVKHSGFKRFVQSVSYLPHFFSWIVVAYILQSLLTLDGGLVNQFVAKTGNDPIFFLGSTEWFRPMIVASGLWKEVGWNTILYLAAITTIDPQLYEAAKVEGAGRLAQIRHITLPGILPTISIVLILSMPSLIAVGMDQIYPLMNPANQPVADVLDTYILRSGLQQGYFGMATAVGLLSSVISLILVLITNGMSRKLNGEGLW, from the coding sequence ATGCTTGAGAAACTGGCAAAATACCGCTACCAGTACATTATGATTGCCCCAGCCGTCGTGCTGCTGCTGCTGTTCAGCTACATTCCGATGGCCGGCATTCAAGTCGCTTTCAAAAACTTCCATATCGGCTATACGATCTGGAACGCCCCGTGGGTGGGACTGGGCAACTTCTCTTTTCTCCAGGACGACCAGTTCTGGATCGTCGTGAAGAATACGGTCATCATCGCGGTGCTCAAATTCATATTCGGTTTCCCGGCGCCGATTCTGCTCGCCCTGCTCATTAATGAGGTGAAGCACAGCGGATTCAAGCGGTTCGTCCAATCGGTCAGCTACCTGCCGCATTTCTTCTCCTGGATCGTCGTTGCTTATATTTTGCAGTCGCTGCTGACGCTTGACGGCGGGCTGGTTAATCAATTCGTCGCGAAGACGGGCAACGATCCGATCTTCTTCCTGGGTTCGACAGAATGGTTCCGTCCGATGATCGTGGCTAGCGGGCTGTGGAAGGAAGTCGGCTGGAACACGATTCTGTATTTGGCGGCCATCACGACCATCGATCCGCAGCTGTACGAAGCGGCCAAGGTGGAAGGTGCCGGCAGACTCGCGCAAATCCGCCATATTACACTGCCCGGCATCCTGCCGACGATTTCGATCGTCCTGATCCTTAGCATGCCGAGCTTGATCGCGGTCGGAATGGATCAGATTTATCCGTTAATGAATCCAGCGAACCAGCCGGTCGCTGACGTACTCGACACGTACATTTTACGAAGCGGACTACAGCAGGGGTACTTCGGCATGGCGACGGCTGTCGGCCTGTTGTCATCCGTCATCAGCTTGATCCTCGTGCTCATCACGAATGGGATGTCGCGCAAACTCAACGGGGAGGGGCTTTGGTAA
- a CDS encoding GNAT family N-acetyltransferase, producing MFPRLETTRLRLREITVDDEKDLFDCFSNEQVTRYYGQETFNHSEQAKVLIDFFAKSYIEKRGIRWGIELKGTRGLMGTIGFNAWSPKHKRAEIGYELNPAHWRKGYASEAVSSVIQYGFNEMSLTRIGAVVFIDNEVSNRLLTKLGFQKEGLLRDYMYQNGNAYDTYVYAILKNCNNMLT from the coding sequence ATGTTTCCTAGATTAGAAACGACAAGATTACGATTGAGAGAAATTACTGTCGATGATGAAAAGGACTTATTTGATTGCTTTTCTAATGAACAGGTTACACGTTATTACGGACAAGAGACATTCAATCATAGCGAGCAAGCGAAGGTGCTTATTGATTTCTTTGCCAAAAGCTATATCGAGAAGAGAGGCATACGGTGGGGGATTGAGCTAAAAGGCACTCGAGGATTAATGGGTACGATTGGCTTTAATGCCTGGTCGCCTAAACATAAACGGGCAGAAATAGGGTATGAATTAAACCCTGCACATTGGAGAAAAGGGTATGCCTCCGAAGCTGTATCATCCGTCATTCAATATGGATTCAATGAAATGAGCCTTACTCGCATCGGGGCTGTTGTGTTCATCGACAACGAAGTATCCAACCGCTTACTGACGAAGCTGGGTTTCCAAAAAGAAGGCTTGCTTCGCGATTATATGTATCAGAATGGCAACGCGTACGATACGTATGTGTATGCCATTCTAAAAAACTGTAATAATATGCTGACCTGA
- a CDS encoding glycoside hydrolase family 130 protein, producing the protein MNIYRYEQNPLVTPADVKPHRDDFEVIGAFNAGIAEYNGEVIMLLRVAERPISPDPEVVLAPVYNVETSELELIPIRKDDERYDLSDPRVIILKEHAPAFEYLTSLSYLRIARSSDGHHFTIDEKPFLYPSQTLETFGIEDPRITQIGDTYYIYYSAVSPVGIGESLVSTKDFVHTTYHGMIFGPDNKDVLIFPERVNGKYYALHRPTTKSVGRPEMWIAESDNLLYWGNHKHLIGLRDGMWDSGRLGGGAVPFRTERGWLELYHGATKDHRYCMGAVLLDLNDPSKVIARSVKPVMEPEADYEVNGFFGGVVFSCGVLVDGDRVRMYYGAADTSMACAELSLQEILDSLEPV; encoded by the coding sequence ATGAATATTTACCGTTATGAACAAAATCCGCTGGTTACGCCGGCTGACGTAAAGCCGCATCGCGACGATTTTGAAGTCATCGGCGCGTTTAACGCTGGCATAGCGGAATACAACGGCGAAGTTATTATGCTGCTTCGCGTAGCCGAGCGTCCCATCAGCCCCGACCCCGAGGTTGTGCTGGCGCCGGTGTACAATGTGGAGACGTCGGAGCTCGAATTGATTCCCATTCGCAAGGACGACGAGCGTTATGACTTGTCCGATCCGCGCGTCATTATTTTGAAGGAACATGCTCCGGCATTCGAATACCTGACTTCGCTGTCCTACCTGCGGATCGCCCGCAGCTCGGACGGCCATCATTTCACCATCGACGAGAAGCCGTTCCTGTATCCGTCGCAGACGCTGGAGACGTTCGGCATCGAGGATCCGCGCATTACGCAAATCGGGGACACGTATTATATTTATTATTCCGCCGTGTCTCCGGTCGGCATCGGGGAATCGCTTGTTTCGACGAAGGATTTCGTGCATACGACGTATCACGGCATGATATTCGGACCGGATAACAAGGATGTGCTGATCTTCCCGGAACGCGTGAACGGCAAGTATTACGCGCTGCACCGCCCGACGACGAAGAGCGTCGGACGGCCGGAAATGTGGATCGCCGAGTCCGATAACCTGCTGTACTGGGGCAATCATAAGCATCTTATCGGCCTGCGCGACGGCATGTGGGACAGCGGCCGCCTCGGCGGCGGCGCGGTTCCGTTCCGGACGGAACGCGGCTGGCTGGAGCTGTACCACGGCGCGACCAAGGATCACCGCTACTGCATGGGCGCGGTGCTCTTGGATCTGAATGACCCGTCGAAGGTCATTGCGCGTTCCGTGAAGCCGGTCATGGAGCCGGAGGCCGATTACGAGGTGAACGGTTTCTTCGGCGGGGTCGTATTCTCATGCGGCGTGCTTGTCGACGGCGATCGCGTACGGATGTACTACGGCGCCGCGGATACGTCCATGGCTTGCGCGGAGCTGAGCCTGCAGGAAATTCTGGACAGCTTGGAGCCGGTATAA
- a CDS encoding DUF1861 family protein, whose product MAASWGKSMGPQLCGELLSAYRASGARAEQAERIAFGGYADKDVYNIAAPFMDNGVEIIAGRVESRDSEHSEVVFFAEREGTWLPLADAPVLVLQDPFHCRIGGELVVGGVEIYPHPVNEGALMWRTVFYRGGDIRSLKPFFKGPDGMKDLRLVELADGSIGIFTRPQGEKGGRGKIGYARVATLDELTLDVINEAPLLVGQFAEGEWGGANEAHLLQDGRVGVLGHVAKFDEAGDRHYYPMAFLFDPADASFSVMKLIAERSRFLPGPSKRPDLQDVVFSGGLVRRADGSAVLYAGISDADAQRIVIEDPFRGL is encoded by the coding sequence ATGGCTGCTAGTTGGGGAAAAAGCATGGGGCCGCAATTGTGCGGCGAGCTGCTTAGCGCCTACCGCGCTTCTGGCGCACGGGCCGAACAAGCGGAGCGTATCGCATTCGGCGGTTATGCGGATAAGGACGTGTACAACATTGCTGCTCCATTCATGGATAATGGCGTGGAAATTATTGCAGGACGCGTGGAATCGCGCGACAGCGAGCATTCCGAGGTCGTCTTCTTCGCGGAGCGGGAAGGCACATGGCTGCCGCTCGCAGATGCACCGGTGCTCGTGCTGCAGGATCCATTCCACTGCCGGATCGGCGGGGAGCTGGTGGTCGGCGGCGTGGAAATTTATCCGCATCCCGTGAACGAGGGAGCGCTGATGTGGCGCACCGTCTTTTACCGGGGCGGGGATATCCGCAGCCTGAAGCCGTTCTTCAAAGGGCCGGACGGCATGAAGGATCTCCGGCTCGTCGAGCTTGCGGACGGCAGCATCGGCATTTTCACGCGTCCGCAGGGCGAGAAGGGCGGCCGCGGCAAGATTGGCTACGCCCGCGTTGCGACGCTTGATGAGCTGACGCTGGATGTTATTAATGAAGCACCGCTGCTGGTCGGCCAATTCGCGGAAGGCGAATGGGGCGGTGCCAACGAAGCGCATCTGCTGCAGGATGGCCGCGTCGGCGTGCTTGGGCATGTCGCGAAATTCGATGAAGCGGGCGATCGCCATTATTATCCGATGGCGTTCCTATTCGATCCGGCGGACGCCTCGTTCTCGGTCATGAAGCTCATCGCGGAACGCAGCCGCTTCCTGCCTGGCCCGTCCAAGCGGCCTGATCTGCAGGACGTCGTCTTCAGCGGCGGGCTGGTTCGCCGTGCGGACGGCAGCGCCGTGCTGTATGCGGGCATCAGCGATGCAGATGCCCAGCGGATCGTTATCGAAGATCCATTTCGAGGCCTATAA
- a CDS encoding carbohydrate ABC transporter permease, with amino-acid sequence MVGSKRHSGTKRAIRYILAIVLLLIMVYPYLYMVLSSFADWSQIDKTLIPTKFTTKSYDWLFHGGETGVTRPWLHAFLNSVIVSISSTVLMMIFGVMVAYALAKMNFFGRNAINNFVLFHMFFPAIILLIPTFLIVQRVGLYDSYLGLILPKAVSLWAIFMYTNFFKAVPQVFIEAARLDGATDLKIMFRIMLPMSKSITTVIFLFLLMERWTELLWDLIAVKSDSMLTLNVLLSQMFGPYGSFPGPLYAASTILTLPIIIMFLFFSKKFKEGMQFNLK; translated from the coding sequence ATGGTTGGGTCTAAACGGCACAGCGGCACAAAGCGGGCGATACGTTATATCCTGGCCATCGTGCTTCTGCTCATTATGGTGTATCCGTATTTATATATGGTGCTCAGTTCGTTCGCGGATTGGTCCCAAATCGATAAGACGCTTATTCCGACGAAATTTACGACCAAATCGTACGATTGGTTGTTCCACGGGGGAGAGACAGGCGTTACGCGGCCTTGGCTGCATGCTTTCCTGAACAGCGTGATTGTTTCCATCAGCTCCACGGTGCTGATGATGATCTTCGGCGTTATGGTCGCTTATGCGCTGGCGAAGATGAACTTCTTCGGCCGCAATGCCATTAACAACTTTGTATTGTTCCATATGTTCTTCCCGGCGATTATTCTGCTGATTCCGACCTTCCTGATCGTGCAGCGAGTGGGCTTATATGACTCGTATTTGGGGCTTATTCTTCCTAAAGCAGTCAGTCTGTGGGCGATCTTCATGTATACGAACTTCTTCAAGGCAGTGCCTCAAGTGTTCATTGAAGCGGCACGCTTAGATGGAGCGACCGATTTAAAGATCATGTTCCGCATCATGCTGCCGATGTCGAAGTCGATTACGACCGTCATCTTCCTGTTCCTGCTCATGGAACGCTGGACAGAGCTGTTGTGGGATCTGATCGCCGTTAAGAGCGATTCCATGCTGACCTTGAACGTGCTGTTGTCGCAGATGTTCGGGCCTTACGGCTCGTTCCCGGGACCGCTCTATGCGGCATCGACAATTCTGACGCTGCCGATCATTATCATGTTCTTGTTCTTCAGCAAGAAATTCAAAGAAGGCATGCAGTTCAACTTGAAATAA
- a CDS encoding carbohydrate ABC transporter permease, whose amino-acid sequence MDQRNNKLGWLFTSPYLIYSIIFFFIPLIWTLFLSATDWNMIKPTFNFEGISNFADALKSPSVHAAFWNTYRFMLIFVPIVTVLAIGVAVLVHGLSRFKGLFLIGFFLPYLSSGVVSALIVKGLLSYNSPINEFFRSMGFDIDWLGTPFTALFIVGLILAWKFTGYYALIITSGLESIDKEVYEAAAIDGVKDSQRFWRITLPLLYPSMYTTLILAFGVTFGIFTEVYQLTGGGPGNATNTWQMEIFKQAFTNLQSGYASAVALLASIATFISIFIIRKLLEVWGKRNGWV is encoded by the coding sequence ATGGACCAACGTAACAATAAATTGGGCTGGCTGTTTACCAGCCCTTATCTCATTTACTCGATCATTTTCTTTTTCATCCCGCTGATCTGGACGCTGTTCCTCTCCGCGACGGATTGGAATATGATCAAGCCAACGTTTAATTTCGAGGGTATCAGCAATTTCGCGGATGCGCTGAAGTCGCCAAGCGTTCACGCGGCATTCTGGAACACGTATCGCTTCATGCTTATCTTTGTACCGATCGTCACCGTTCTTGCCATCGGCGTAGCCGTGCTGGTGCATGGGCTTTCGCGTTTTAAAGGATTGTTCCTGATCGGATTCTTCCTGCCTTACTTGAGTTCCGGCGTTGTTTCGGCGCTGATCGTAAAAGGTTTGCTTTCCTATAACAGTCCGATTAACGAATTCTTTCGCAGCATGGGATTCGACATCGACTGGCTTGGGACGCCGTTCACGGCGTTATTCATCGTAGGGCTCATTCTCGCTTGGAAGTTCACGGGCTATTATGCCCTTATCATAACTTCGGGTCTTGAAAGCATTGATAAAGAGGTTTATGAGGCTGCGGCGATCGACGGGGTCAAGGATAGTCAACGGTTCTGGCGCATTACGCTGCCACTTCTGTATCCGTCGATGTACACGACGCTCATTCTGGCTTTCGGCGTCACCTTCGGGATTTTCACCGAAGTGTACCAGCTCACCGGCGGCGGTCCGGGCAATGCCACCAATACGTGGCAGATGGAAATTTTCAAACAAGCGTTCACGAACCTGCAGAGCGGTTATGCTTCCGCTGTAGCCTTGCTGGCTTCCATCGCGACGTTCATTTCCATTTTCATCATCCGCAAATTACTGGAGGTTTGGGGGAAGCGCAATGGTTGGGTCTAA
- a CDS encoding ABC transporter substrate-binding protein, whose amino-acid sequence MKKRNSVLLAATLTAGLLSACSTGQGTATNNNSNSNSSNNGASAGGVTTIEFWAAPNPTQQAYWQEMAKAYEGVNNKVKINVSAIKESPTSEASIQAAIAAKSAPTISENINRGFAAQLSDSQALVPLDTIPGFTDVISGRDMTKTIEPWKFADGHQYVLPIYSNPMLFGWRLDTLKELGYDAPPKTYSEILDLTKKLKAKYGDKKYLWAKADLADPTAWKRWFDFYMLYDAASGGNKFIEGSKFTGDQKAGEQVLTFVDNLRKEKGILARQVTDPFETGTGIFTDIGPWTFSTWAEKYPNLKFNDTYTLTMPPVPDGVDPAQSKTFADTKGLVIYASASKEQQQAAVDFIKWVYSDAANDAKWFKQTNLPPARDDLSTNDAFKPILEENPQLKPYAENVPNAVPPMDNAKYNDLQTIIGVEAFNKVVKGQIAPADGWAAMKTALENALK is encoded by the coding sequence ATGAAAAAGAGAAATTCGGTTTTGCTGGCTGCCACACTTACAGCCGGATTGTTGTCGGCTTGTTCAACGGGCCAAGGTACTGCAACGAATAACAACAGCAACAGCAATAGCAGCAACAACGGTGCTTCCGCCGGCGGTGTGACGACCATCGAATTCTGGGCGGCGCCGAATCCGACGCAGCAGGCTTACTGGCAAGAGATGGCTAAGGCATATGAAGGTGTTAACAATAAAGTCAAAATAAATGTAAGCGCAATTAAAGAATCCCCAACTTCGGAAGCGAGCATTCAAGCAGCGATCGCCGCGAAGAGCGCGCCGACGATTTCCGAGAATATTAACCGGGGCTTCGCCGCACAGCTATCCGATAGCCAAGCGCTTGTGCCGCTGGACACGATTCCTGGCTTCACCGATGTTATCAGCGGTCGAGACATGACGAAGACGATCGAGCCTTGGAAATTCGCGGACGGCCATCAATACGTGCTGCCGATCTACTCCAACCCGATGCTGTTCGGCTGGCGTCTGGACACGCTGAAGGAACTCGGCTACGATGCGCCACCGAAGACGTACAGCGAAATCCTCGATCTGACGAAGAAGCTGAAAGCTAAATACGGCGACAAGAAATACCTATGGGCGAAAGCTGACCTAGCAGATCCTACGGCGTGGAAGCGGTGGTTCGACTTCTACATGCTGTATGATGCGGCATCCGGCGGCAACAAGTTCATCGAAGGCAGCAAGTTCACGGGGGATCAGAAGGCTGGGGAGCAAGTCCTGACATTCGTGGATAACCTTCGTAAGGAGAAGGGCATTCTTGCCCGCCAGGTAACGGATCCGTTCGAGACAGGCACAGGCATTTTCACCGACATTGGCCCTTGGACATTCTCGACATGGGCGGAGAAATACCCGAACCTGAAGTTTAACGATACGTACACGCTGACCATGCCTCCGGTACCGGATGGCGTAGACCCGGCGCAAAGCAAAACGTTCGCGGATACGAAAGGCCTCGTCATCTATGCTTCGGCATCCAAAGAGCAGCAGCAGGCTGCGGTCGACTTCATTAAATGGGTCTACAGCGATGCGGCTAACGACGCCAAATGGTTCAAGCAAACGAACCTGCCGCCGGCGCGCGACGACTTGTCCACGAATGATGCGTTCAAACCGATTTTGGAAGAAAACCCGCAGTTGAAACCTTACGCGGAGAATGTACCAAATGCAGTACCGCCGATGGACAACGCGAAATATAACGATTTGCAGACAATTATCGGCGTAGAAGCGTTCAACAAGGTCGTGAAAGGCCAAATTGCACCGGCAGATGGCTGGGCAGCGATGAAAACCGCCTTGGAAAACGCCCTGAAATAA
- a CDS encoding substrate-binding domain-containing protein — protein sequence MKTKVTMQDVADKLNISKNSVSQALTGKPGVSEETRSLIIQTADEMGYTYAKRLPDYAAKGNAKRTIALIASDYAFSMKSFFGGIYLSIDKELSKHGCSLTIQSISPAHAASITLPEFLEERSVDGVLILSHITTPYLQAVLNTGIPAVMIDHHHPLLHADSILTNNRFSAFDAIRHLAELGHRDIGFVGNIRLSPSYYERLEGMRLAAYELGLTLQEQWLITDAVEDNETVRSRLNGLPSQPTAWFCINDGFGFIVNSALQQMGLRVPEDVSIVSFDNGYLSRIAMPAITTIDVNLPLYAACAVERLLSRIEQPDLPQTEMLLSTSLLVRQSTGPAPEGR from the coding sequence TTGAAGACGAAAGTAACGATGCAGGATGTAGCGGATAAGCTTAACATATCCAAAAATTCCGTTTCTCAAGCGCTCACGGGCAAACCCGGCGTCAGCGAAGAAACGCGCAGCCTGATCATCCAAACCGCGGATGAAATGGGCTACACCTATGCAAAGCGGCTGCCTGATTATGCCGCTAAAGGGAATGCTAAACGTACCATTGCCCTCATTGCATCGGATTATGCGTTTTCCATGAAGAGCTTCTTCGGCGGCATTTATTTGAGCATCGACAAAGAATTAAGTAAACACGGCTGCAGCCTTACGATACAATCCATCAGTCCGGCACACGCAGCATCCATTACGCTGCCCGAATTTCTGGAGGAGCGTTCCGTGGACGGTGTACTGATTCTGTCCCATATCACGACTCCTTATTTGCAAGCCGTGCTGAATACCGGCATTCCAGCGGTCATGATTGACCATCACCATCCGCTGCTTCACGCTGATTCTATCCTGACGAACAACCGCTTCAGCGCGTTCGATGCGATCCGGCATCTCGCGGAGCTCGGCCATCGCGACATCGGTTTTGTTGGCAACATCCGCCTATCCCCGAGCTATTACGAGCGCTTGGAAGGAATGCGGCTCGCCGCTTACGAGCTTGGGCTTACTCTGCAGGAGCAGTGGCTGATTACAGACGCTGTCGAAGACAACGAGACCGTGCGCAGCCGGTTGAATGGCCTGCCCTCGCAGCCAACAGCTTGGTTCTGCATCAATGACGGCTTCGGCTTCATCGTGAATTCCGCGCTGCAGCAAATGGGGCTGCGCGTGCCGGAGGATGTCTCTATCGTCAGCTTCGACAACGGCTACTTGTCCCGGATCGCCATGCCTGCCATCACGACCATCGATGTGAACCTGCCGCTTTATGCAGCTTGCGCCGTCGAGCGTCTTCTAAGCCGGATTGAACAGCCCGATTTGCCTCAGACAGAGATGCTCCTCTCCACGTCCCTGTTAGTCCGGCAGTCGACAGGTCCCGCTCCGGAAGGCCGATAG
- a CDS encoding VOC family protein, protein MMETTKAKIENSLTVLLVSNLEQTQTYYEKALGCEVNEHWAIRDDFGLGFKFIQAQDPADVRPNKGTWNTYAYVKTHEELDQLYAEFEASGAIIVSEPYVTEHDWGAWKEFSIQDPDAYVIGFGSGSKSSS, encoded by the coding sequence ATGATGGAAACAACCAAAGCTAAGATCGAAAATTCGCTTACTGTCTTATTGGTTTCTAATCTCGAACAGACGCAGACGTATTATGAGAAAGCACTGGGATGTGAAGTGAACGAACACTGGGCCATTAGAGATGATTTCGGATTAGGGTTTAAATTCATTCAAGCGCAAGATCCAGCCGATGTTCGACCTAACAAGGGGACTTGGAATACCTATGCCTACGTCAAGACCCACGAAGAGCTGGACCAGTTATATGCGGAATTCGAAGCAAGCGGAGCCATTATCGTCTCCGAACCCTATGTAACCGAGCATGATTGGGGAGCTTGGAAGGAGTTTAGTATACAAGACCCGGATGCCTATGTGATTGGCTTCGGTTCTGGGAGCAAATCCAGCAGCTGA
- a CDS encoding DinB family protein, which yields MLYDLQGEAAMSPLVGILYSAVKTNNKRLQLITDGMSQEEVDYKGPAHSFNSTAQLIQHVMYVDLNWVYRIMEQPLPHALREQYGPMIDTNNKLPMVQGKSLHSLISAYESVVDLLQEACASLTDADLARVVTFGHDDEKQATLRWGLWHMADHSRYHQAHINQLRKWYRTHTSSHLEKVE from the coding sequence ATGCTTTACGATTTACAGGGTGAAGCAGCTATGTCGCCTCTGGTGGGAATCTTATATTCCGCGGTGAAAACGAATAACAAACGGCTGCAACTCATCACGGACGGCATGTCGCAAGAAGAAGTCGATTACAAAGGGCCGGCACACAGCTTCAATAGTACCGCCCAGTTAATTCAACATGTCATGTACGTGGATCTGAATTGGGTTTATCGCATCATGGAACAACCGCTTCCTCATGCTCTACGAGAACAATACGGCCCTATGATCGATACCAACAATAAGCTTCCGATGGTTCAGGGCAAATCCTTGCATTCGCTTATCTCCGCCTATGAAAGCGTAGTAGATCTGCTGCAAGAAGCATGTGCTTCGTTAACCGATGCTGATCTAGCTCGGGTTGTCACCTTCGGACACGACGATGAGAAACAAGCAACACTGCGCTGGGGACTGTGGCATATGGCCGACCATAGCCGCTATCATCAGGCGCACATCAATCAGCTTCGCAAATGGTATAGGACGCATACTTCGTCGCATTTAGAGAAGGTAGAATAA
- a CDS encoding sugar phosphate isomerase/epimerase produces MNVKLGMRIPPKIGSEGIEKTAQWAAGAGLNVLDVSRLTPEVKAACEAAGLGIGSIDAHHTGQLLSRDEGRRADALEAAKREMSEIAALGGRVLFMCLVPEDHTLPRKEGFAIWKETFPEIVRHAEQQGIYIAIEGWPGPAPHYPTLGCTPEMLRAMFEAIPSKHFGLNYDPSHLVRLGIDYIRALGEFGERINHVHGKDTEILHDELYECGVLTSTFGEKYGFSEGSWRYTIPGHGDVEWGKVAVRLDRLGYAGAVSIELEDHRFWGSLEAERQGIVKAAEHLARWFK; encoded by the coding sequence ATGAATGTAAAACTTGGCATGCGGATTCCGCCGAAGATCGGATCGGAAGGCATTGAGAAGACCGCGCAATGGGCGGCAGGCGCTGGACTAAACGTTCTGGACGTCTCGCGGCTTACGCCGGAAGTGAAGGCAGCCTGCGAAGCGGCTGGCCTTGGCATCGGCTCGATCGATGCGCACCATACCGGGCAGCTGCTGAGCCGCGACGAGGGCCGCCGGGCGGATGCTTTGGAAGCGGCGAAGCGGGAGATGAGCGAGATCGCGGCGCTGGGCGGTCGCGTGCTGTTCATGTGCCTGGTACCGGAGGATCATACGCTGCCGCGCAAGGAGGGCTTCGCGATCTGGAAGGAAACCTTCCCGGAAATCGTAAGGCATGCGGAGCAGCAGGGCATCTATATCGCCATCGAGGGCTGGCCGGGACCTGCGCCGCACTATCCGACGCTTGGCTGCACCCCGGAGATGCTGCGGGCGATGTTCGAAGCGATTCCGTCGAAACACTTCGGCTTGAATTATGATCCGTCCCATTTGGTGCGGCTTGGCATCGATTACATTCGGGCGCTTGGCGAATTCGGCGAACGGATCAACCACGTCCACGGCAAAGATACTGAAATCCTGCATGATGAGCTGTACGAATGCGGCGTGCTGACGTCGACCTTCGGCGAGAAGTACGGATTCTCCGAAGGTTCCTGGCGCTACACGATTCCCGGTCATGGGGACGTCGAATGGGGCAAGGTGGCCGTTCGTCTCGACCGGCTCGGCTATGCGGGCGCGGTCAGCATCGAGCTGGAGGATCACCGCTTCTGGGGCTCCCTCGAGGCGGAGCGCCAAGGCATCGTGAAGGCGGCGGAGCATCTAGCACGCTGGTTTAAATAA
- a CDS encoding Gfo/Idh/MocA family protein — protein MSKVRIGFIGTGGIAGLHARQLLELTEAEITAITDTSERSRESFVTKFNLQGVEQYTNYQDMLEQAELDAVVICSPHTLHFQQAYDVLDSGLHVLIEKPMTCSSAEAELLIRKAEEAGKIMQVSYQRHFQPEFLYIRNAIANGEIGKLTSITASLYQEWRQGTPGSWRANPALSGGGFLMDSGSHIIDVLLWTSGLTPIEVKPQLHMHGADVEIDTFTSIRFAEGPVAGLNLVGYSPCWHETFVFCGEEGGIFYDNGKITLRRLRQEPIVPELPVQETNQDKSFIDSILGRHEVLVPGEFALKVVKLSEMIYQAAGYVPDAALDSEEEQTA, from the coding sequence ATGAGTAAAGTGCGCATTGGGTTTATCGGTACAGGCGGAATCGCGGGGCTGCATGCCCGGCAGCTGCTGGAATTGACGGAAGCGGAGATCACGGCCATTACGGATACAAGCGAGAGAAGCCGGGAGAGCTTCGTGACGAAGTTTAACCTCCAAGGCGTAGAGCAGTACACGAACTATCAAGATATGCTGGAGCAGGCGGAGCTGGATGCCGTCGTCATCTGTTCCCCGCACACGCTGCATTTCCAACAAGCCTACGATGTGCTGGACAGCGGGCTGCATGTGCTGATCGAGAAGCCGATGACCTGCTCGTCTGCGGAAGCAGAGCTGCTCATCCGCAAGGCGGAGGAAGCAGGCAAAATCATGCAGGTATCCTATCAGCGCCACTTCCAGCCGGAATTCTTATACATCCGCAATGCGATCGCAAACGGCGAGATCGGCAAGCTGACGTCCATCACGGCGTCGCTGTACCAGGAATGGAGACAGGGAACGCCGGGCTCCTGGCGCGCCAACCCGGCGCTATCCGGCGGCGGCTTCCTGATGGATTCCGGCAGCCACATTATCGACGTGCTGCTGTGGACATCCGGCTTGACGCCGATCGAAGTGAAGCCGCAGCTGCATATGCACGGCGCGGACGTGGAGATCGACACGTTCACATCGATCCGCTTCGCGGAAGGGCCGGTTGCCGGCTTGAACCTCGTCGGTTACTCCCCGTGTTGGCACGAGACCTTCGTCTTCTGCGGCGAGGAAGGCGGTATCTTCTACGACAACGGCAAAATCACGCTGCGCCGCTTGCGGCAGGAGCCGATCGTACCGGAGCTGCCCGTGCAGGAAACGAACCAAGACAAGAGCTTCATCGATTCGATTCTCGGACGGCATGAAGTGCTCGTGCCTGGCGAGTTTGCCCTGAAGGTCGTGAAGCTGTCCGAAATGATCTATCAAGCGGCCGGTTATGTGCCGGACGCAGCACTCGATTCCGAGGAGGAGCAAACAGCATGA